Proteins from one Ketobacter alkanivorans genomic window:
- a CDS encoding DUF445 domain-containing protein, with protein sequence MLEFYNEFVNHPDFWKYISIPFVAAIVGWTTNWLAIQLTFYPIKFIGIPPWLGWQGIIPKKGKKMAGIVVENTLDKISTMQEIFDEFEPEKIAHHIIKVADARIEELTDDIMAERNAVLWENLPNVLKNRAYNRARRQLPEMMDNLIEDMHANIEDLIDPKDLIIKKLSEDKDMLNRVFWECGETEFKFVINSGAFFGFLFGVVQMFVWWHNKDWLILPAFGLLVGLATNWLALNLIFRPLNPTKLTPFGPTVQGLFLSRQNAVSEVFCRIITAEILTIGHIMNEIFRGPKADRAKAMLKKHMRPVIDGGMVKTVAQLTVGPEGFVDLKRTIEEKTIEMSLASFDDPIFSKERGKVVEMMFRTRMQAMSSEEFQELLRPAFQEDEWILITMGGVLGLLAGFAQLFFMFAGV encoded by the coding sequence ATGCTTGAGTTTTACAACGAGTTTGTAAATCACCCCGATTTTTGGAAATACATCAGCATTCCGTTTGTTGCGGCAATTGTTGGCTGGACTACCAATTGGTTAGCGATTCAGCTCACATTCTATCCGATTAAATTCATCGGCATTCCGCCCTGGCTGGGCTGGCAGGGCATCATCCCCAAAAAAGGGAAGAAAATGGCTGGTATCGTGGTGGAAAACACCCTCGATAAGATCAGCACCATGCAGGAGATCTTCGACGAGTTCGAACCTGAAAAGATTGCCCACCACATCATCAAAGTGGCCGACGCCCGCATCGAAGAACTGACCGATGACATCATGGCCGAGCGCAACGCCGTATTGTGGGAAAACCTGCCCAACGTACTTAAAAACCGCGCCTATAATCGCGCCCGGCGTCAACTGCCCGAGATGATGGATAATCTGATCGAGGATATGCACGCCAATATCGAAGATCTCATTGACCCGAAAGACCTGATCATCAAGAAGCTCTCCGAAGATAAGGACATGCTGAATCGCGTGTTCTGGGAATGCGGCGAAACCGAGTTCAAATTCGTGATCAACTCCGGGGCCTTCTTCGGTTTCCTGTTCGGCGTTGTGCAGATGTTCGTCTGGTGGCATAACAAAGACTGGCTGATTCTGCCTGCCTTTGGCCTTTTGGTTGGGCTGGCCACCAACTGGCTGGCGCTGAACCTGATCTTCCGCCCACTGAATCCCACCAAATTGACGCCATTCGGCCCCACCGTGCAAGGCCTGTTTCTGAGCAGGCAGAACGCAGTATCCGAGGTATTTTGCCGAATCATCACTGCCGAAATTCTCACCATTGGGCATATCATGAATGAGATTTTCCGCGGCCCCAAAGCCGATCGCGCCAAAGCTATGCTGAAAAAGCACATGCGCCCGGTGATCGATGGCGGCATGGTCAAAACCGTGGCCCAGCTCACCGTAGGGCCTGAAGGTTTCGTCGACCTGAAACGCACCATTGAGGAAAAAACCATCGAAATGTCCCTGGCCTCTTTCGATGATCCCATCTTCAGCAAAGAACGCGGCAAGGTTGTGGAGATGATGTTCCGCACCCGCATGCAAGCCATGTCTTCTGAAGAGTTTCAGGAGCTATTACGGCCCGCCTTCCAGGAAGATGAGTGGATTCTGATCACAATGGGGGGTGTTCTGGGTCTGCTGGCTGGATTCGCCCAGCTGTTCTTCATGTTCGCGGGTGTCTAA
- a CDS encoding DUF1418 family protein, producing the protein MVRYLVMEVLEAAVNLALSHEPEAQERLQDHVGRVLRIKTTAPDWMVFVAVCEDGVQLFLEYEDTVDSRITLPTSLLTQYVLGSSADSVLEAEGVRVSGDLEFLNDMLHIALEFSIWSLAKRVLNGWLPEFEGFAGLIEALKNNDPAWIVRLEHLPQLANETLMAVRAQGELQQQQIREIEAIKQQLAADRRANRISTVIGFCLLVVAFLAHNGYLKVPQLESISMDTLVLVIISMVILIPRMISGR; encoded by the coding sequence ATGGTTCGTTACCTTGTGATGGAGGTGCTGGAAGCTGCTGTGAATCTGGCGCTGTCCCATGAGCCTGAGGCCCAGGAGCGCTTGCAGGATCACGTTGGCCGGGTATTGCGAATCAAAACCACTGCGCCGGACTGGATGGTGTTTGTGGCCGTCTGTGAGGACGGTGTGCAGTTGTTTTTGGAATACGAAGATACCGTGGATTCTCGCATTACCTTACCCACTTCGTTACTGACCCAATACGTTTTGGGCAGCAGTGCCGACAGCGTGCTGGAGGCGGAGGGCGTGCGGGTTAGCGGCGATCTGGAGTTTCTCAACGATATGCTGCATATCGCGTTGGAGTTCAGTATCTGGAGTCTGGCGAAGCGGGTGTTGAATGGCTGGTTGCCAGAGTTTGAAGGCTTTGCGGGGCTGATTGAGGCCTTAAAGAACAATGATCCCGCCTGGATCGTACGCTTGGAGCATTTGCCTCAGTTGGCCAACGAAACGCTGATGGCTGTGCGCGCCCAGGGAGAGTTACAGCAGCAGCAAATTCGTGAAATTGAAGCAATCAAGCAGCAATTGGCGGCCGATCGTCGGGCTAACCGTATCAGTACTGTGATTGGGTTTTGTCTGCTGGTTGTGGCGTTCCTGGCACATAACGGCTATTTGAAGGTGCCCCAGCTCGAGTCCATTTCCATGGATACGCTGGTGCTGGTGATCATTTCAATGGTGATTTTAATCCCTCGGATGATCAGCGGGCGCTGA